Proteins encoded together in one Ferroglobus placidus DSM 10642 window:
- a CDS encoding proton-conducting transporter transmembrane domain-containing protein — MELTIPLIILALGAAFGIRKPEISLVTALVALALSIVVEEAILVSAMIAFVAILNIAALVLMKKSYLRGVDYALVSLMLIATILALYSTSFAMLVLAFILVSTPTYMLVMASESGAKVDVGVKYITFMVVATILFIIGAALTIYGGSVNSESIQTIGICLLILGIAMEVGAAPLHYWVPDVFDTADPVPASIIASLAKFVPFVIAFKILFTVNTERALLFIGVVAAISMFAGNIGALTSNKPARILAYSTVANMGYVIAALTVFYKPEFVYLAFAGVLLQLFANAFGKIGFFTAIREEGTNSVFSYLMALSFIGLPPLLGFWGKFYILAALIYANVIWLAVLLVINSAMSVPYYIRLANTLSGKPNKGLALCIIGISAVVMLLTVVPPNWLIDSSKALVSYFKLGGV; from the coding sequence ATGGAGCTCACGATACCTCTAATAATTTTAGCTCTCGGAGCTGCATTCGGGATAAGAAAGCCGGAGATAAGCTTGGTTACTGCTTTGGTAGCTTTAGCGTTGTCCATAGTCGTTGAAGAGGCGATACTCGTTTCGGCTATGATCGCCTTCGTAGCGATATTGAACATAGCGGCGCTCGTGCTGATGAAGAAGAGCTATTTGAGGGGAGTTGACTACGCTTTAGTATCTCTAATGCTTATCGCTACGATACTCGCTCTGTATTCAACGAGCTTTGCCATGTTGGTTTTAGCTTTCATCCTCGTAAGCACTCCTACCTATATGCTCGTCATGGCTTCGGAAAGCGGAGCTAAGGTGGATGTCGGTGTGAAGTACATAACTTTCATGGTCGTAGCTACGATACTCTTCATAATAGGAGCCGCTCTAACGATTTACGGAGGAAGCGTAAATTCTGAGAGCATTCAAACAATTGGTATTTGCTTGCTAATTCTCGGCATCGCGATGGAGGTCGGAGCGGCACCTCTCCACTACTGGGTTCCCGACGTTTTCGACACAGCCGATCCCGTTCCGGCTTCGATTATAGCAAGCCTTGCGAAATTCGTTCCGTTCGTCATAGCTTTCAAGATACTGTTTACTGTGAACACAGAGAGAGCTCTGCTTTTCATAGGAGTTGTAGCTGCGATATCAATGTTTGCCGGAAACATAGGGGCTTTAACTTCTAACAAGCCCGCGAGAATCCTCGCTTATTCGACAGTTGCTAACATGGGCTACGTAATTGCAGCTCTCACAGTCTTTTACAAGCCGGAATTCGTTTACCTGGCTTTTGCCGGAGTCCTGCTTCAACTCTTCGCCAACGCATTCGGAAAAATAGGATTTTTCACGGCTATAAGAGAAGAGGGGACGAACAGCGTGTTCTCTTACTTAATGGCTCTTTCCTTCATCGGACTTCCACCTCTCCTCGGCTTCTGGGGGAAGTTTTACATTCTCGCTGCTTTAATTTACGCTAACGTCATCTGGCTTGCAGTTCTTTTGGTCATAAATTCGGCGATGTCGGTGCCTTATTACATAAGGTTAGCAAACACTCTTTCAGGAAAACCGAACAAGGGGTTGGCACTGTGCATAATAGGGATTTCAGCGGTAGTAATGCTTCTCACAGTCGTTCCGCCTAACTGGCTTATAGACTCTTCGAAAGCTTTAGTTAGCTACTTCAAATTGGGAGGTGTCTGA
- the ndhC gene encoding NADH-quinone oxidoreductase subunit A produces the protein MEGAIVVAFVIVLSLIVDVSIYLLSKILPKKKPTPLKYERWESGNISVGFPKYTLPMQYYGFLMLFMAFEPVVVLMLLFAMFPGVTYLEFLIFVLVVMLPAFYFAYKIADEVSHRRDVYG, from the coding sequence ATGGAAGGAGCAATTGTCGTAGCATTCGTCATAGTTCTCAGCTTAATTGTCGACGTTTCCATATATTTGCTTTCTAAAATTCTGCCGAAGAAGAAACCCACTCCTCTAAAGTACGAGCGCTGGGAGTCCGGAAACATCTCTGTAGGTTTTCCAAAGTACACCTTGCCAATGCAGTATTACGGTTTCCTCATGCTTTTCATGGCTTTTGAACCGGTTGTCGTTCTCATGCTGCTATTCGCGATGTTCCCTGGAGTAACCTATCTCGAATTCCTGATCTTCGTGCTCGTGGTCATGCTTCCCGCATTTTACTTCGCTTATAAGATAGCGGACGAGGTTTCTCACAGGAGGGATGTGTATGGATGA
- the nuoB gene encoding NADH-quinone oxidoreductase subunit NuoB produces the protein MDEMIEFLHKGPLAPLKKWGTKFSIWPTHLVTACCGVELAHAFASGYDGERLGVLNFGMARQTNCIVVEGAITRKMARALKITYEQMPDPKFVIVMGACGIKGGIFWNGYNMVKPFEVVPVKYFAPGCPPTPESLLRCFRSLQKEIDTGEAKNSIVYPEVKKVEEGKKRAKRVPPSPKYVANNPSVIVDMPREEKWAEGKEVVAKLSEILGELCEKIKITGKNRVAIRIKKDNFVEAAKKMLEAGFDHVKSVNVVDVPHENKFIVEYVTSSYLNPEYRSILVTLISEIERSDPVFPSLIEVWPSADYLERELHELFGVWFEGNPWMGRKFLLAPDTPETPLRKDFKLQEEVYAGGE, from the coding sequence ATGGATGAGATGATCGAGTTCTTACATAAAGGTCCACTCGCACCCCTCAAAAAGTGGGGTACGAAATTCAGCATATGGCCAACTCACCTCGTTACAGCTTGCTGCGGTGTTGAATTGGCTCACGCGTTTGCAAGCGGTTATGATGGAGAAAGGTTGGGCGTTCTGAACTTCGGAATGGCGAGACAGACGAACTGCATAGTGGTTGAAGGTGCCATCACGAGAAAGATGGCGAGAGCTTTGAAAATAACTTACGAGCAAATGCCGGATCCGAAATTCGTGATCGTGATGGGTGCCTGCGGTATTAAGGGAGGAATATTCTGGAACGGATACAACATGGTGAAGCCGTTCGAGGTTGTTCCAGTAAAGTATTTCGCACCGGGATGCCCTCCAACTCCTGAATCCTTGCTTAGGTGCTTCAGATCGTTGCAAAAGGAAATCGATACTGGAGAAGCGAAAAACTCGATAGTTTATCCGGAAGTTAAGAAGGTTGAGGAAGGTAAGAAGAGAGCCAAAAGAGTCCCTCCGTCGCCGAAGTACGTGGCGAATAATCCGTCTGTTATCGTCGACATGCCGAGGGAGGAAAAATGGGCGGAAGGAAAGGAAGTTGTAGCGAAACTTTCTGAAATTCTCGGAGAGCTTTGCGAAAAAATAAAGATAACCGGGAAGAACAGAGTTGCTATTAGAATTAAAAAGGACAACTTCGTTGAAGCTGCAAAGAAAATGCTCGAAGCCGGATTTGACCACGTCAAATCAGTTAATGTTGTTGACGTTCCTCACGAAAATAAATTTATCGTGGAGTACGTGACTTCGAGCTACCTAAATCCGGAATACAGATCAATTCTCGTCACGTTGATATCGGAAATAGAGAGAAGCGATCCGGTATTTCCGAGCTTAATCGAAGTCTGGCCATCCGCAGATTACCTCGAAAGGGAACTTCACGAGCTTTTCGGCGTTTGGTTCGAAGGCAATCCTTGGATGGGTAGGAAGTTCCTCTTAGCTCCCGACACCCCGGAAACTCCGCTCAGAAAGGATTTCAAGCTTCAGGAGGAAGTTTACGCTGGAGGTGAGTGA
- a CDS encoding NADH-quinone oxidoreductase subunit D, translated as MEEYALDLVVEPPKEYQSYFVPVPKELLEDAYKSDDFVVFVGPQHGGSGHMRLIVRVKGDFIVEVIPDPGYVHRSMEKLAETRLYIQNIPLFERPSIIDFGNYNLGYVRAIEDALEIEVPERAKYIRTILAELGRIGTHLYDAGILAVFIGHTTGFMWPFAMREFIVEIFTRITGTRITGSFIVPGGVRRDVDEKTLNMIKRMLEALEYRIKKFEKVFIKNPTTIARLREVGVLSKEDAVKYGVVGPFLRASGVEYDVRKVEPYEAYDEVDWEMVVGDDGDGYTRLLVRAEEIYQSMNIVRQLVDNIPEGDVLSDDIIAFNKKDIRGSFFEAYSNLVLPEGEYTTITEAARGTLLYTIVSDGESTTPYRVRFVTPSWMYLKGFMEACKGHRLADLQAIYGSFGYFPPEADR; from the coding sequence ATGGAAGAGTACGCTCTCGACCTTGTTGTGGAACCTCCTAAAGAGTATCAATCTTACTTTGTTCCGGTCCCGAAGGAATTACTTGAAGACGCATACAAAAGCGATGATTTCGTCGTCTTTGTCGGACCGCAACACGGTGGAAGCGGACATATGAGACTTATAGTTAGAGTGAAGGGCGACTTCATCGTTGAGGTCATTCCCGATCCCGGCTATGTTCACAGATCCATGGAAAAGCTCGCGGAGACAAGGCTTTACATTCAAAACATTCCACTCTTCGAAAGACCTTCCATAATCGATTTCGGAAACTACAATCTCGGTTACGTGAGGGCGATAGAAGATGCGCTGGAAATTGAAGTTCCCGAGAGAGCGAAGTACATCAGAACTATTCTCGCTGAGCTCGGGAGAATCGGAACTCATCTCTACGATGCCGGAATTCTTGCCGTTTTCATCGGACACACGACCGGGTTTATGTGGCCTTTTGCGATGAGAGAATTCATAGTTGAAATTTTCACGAGAATTACCGGAACGAGGATAACCGGCTCTTTCATAGTGCCCGGCGGGGTCAGGAGAGACGTCGACGAGAAAACTCTGAACATGATTAAGAGAATGCTGGAAGCTTTAGAATACAGGATAAAGAAGTTTGAAAAGGTGTTCATCAAGAACCCAACGACTATTGCGAGGCTGAGAGAAGTGGGCGTGCTTAGTAAGGAGGATGCGGTAAAATACGGAGTGGTGGGTCCTTTCCTCAGAGCGTCGGGAGTGGAATACGACGTTAGAAAAGTTGAACCGTACGAAGCTTACGATGAGGTGGACTGGGAGATGGTCGTTGGTGATGACGGGGATGGATACACGAGACTCCTCGTGAGAGCGGAGGAAATATATCAGAGCATGAACATAGTGAGGCAGCTCGTCGACAACATTCCGGAAGGAGACGTTTTGAGCGACGACATTATAGCGTTTAACAAGAAAGACATCAGGGGTAGCTTTTTCGAAGCTTATTCGAACTTAGTTCTCCCGGAAGGAGAATACACGACAATAACTGAAGCTGCAAGAGGCACTTTGCTTTACACAATCGTGAGCGATGGAGAGTCAACGACTCCCTACAGAGTAAGATTTGTAACTCCGAGCTGGATGTACCTCAAAGGATTTATGGAAGCTTGCAAGGGACACAGACTTGCTGATCTGCAAGCCATTTACGGAAGCTTCGGGTATTTCCCTCCGGAAGCGGATAGGTGA
- the nuoH gene encoding NADH-quinone oxidoreductase subunit NuoH encodes MMPEFVSSLLERILNVFTSEMINIPAIQPIVDRLMEIPLVNLIVAFLLWKPIFHIVFFPGLVGIMLVLLWIVYFERKLTARVQWRVGPKEVSRRTGGILQTLADGMRYFFQEAIVHRGADKFYFMQFPLLSFLPVLLPILFIPAGGSYGIDTPYAIPIAVALISLIPVFIMGMGWASNNKFAFIGTVREAFLYVAYELPFILAVASMLLIYQTPNPFEIVAKQTIPGIFLNPIAFLVFLITTLIATGRLPFDIAEADQEIAFGPYVEYSGILFGLVMTVPYEKLYILSMLMTLLFFGGWNGPYIAPLGEFSYVLWFYIKTFVIVSVIALARSIYARYRLDQTLRLGWSILFSLSLISLLISAGWAAW; translated from the coding sequence ATGATGCCTGAGTTCGTGTCTTCGTTGCTTGAAAGGATTTTGAACGTCTTTACCTCGGAGATGATAAACATTCCAGCGATACAGCCGATCGTAGATAGGCTGATGGAAATTCCTTTAGTAAATTTAATTGTGGCGTTCCTTCTCTGGAAGCCGATATTTCACATAGTCTTCTTCCCGGGATTAGTGGGTATAATGCTCGTGCTTTTGTGGATCGTTTACTTCGAAAGAAAGCTCACCGCCAGAGTGCAGTGGAGAGTCGGTCCGAAAGAGGTTTCGAGAAGAACTGGAGGAATTCTCCAAACTCTTGCCGACGGTATGAGGTACTTCTTCCAGGAGGCAATAGTTCACAGAGGCGCCGACAAGTTCTACTTCATGCAGTTCCCGCTCCTTTCTTTCTTGCCAGTTCTTCTTCCCATCCTCTTCATACCAGCCGGAGGGTCTTACGGCATTGACACGCCTTACGCAATTCCGATAGCGGTAGCTCTTATCTCCCTCATCCCGGTCTTCATAATGGGTATGGGATGGGCGTCCAACAACAAGTTCGCGTTCATCGGAACAGTGAGGGAAGCTTTCCTTTACGTGGCTTATGAGCTGCCATTTATTTTAGCTGTGGCTTCGATGCTTCTGATTTATCAGACGCCCAATCCCTTCGAAATCGTAGCGAAGCAAACTATTCCGGGGATTTTTCTGAATCCTATAGCTTTCTTGGTGTTCCTCATAACCACGCTAATAGCTACAGGCAGACTTCCCTTCGACATAGCGGAAGCTGATCAGGAAATCGCCTTTGGACCCTACGTTGAGTATTCCGGAATACTTTTCGGTCTCGTTATGACCGTGCCTTACGAAAAGCTCTACATCCTCTCCATGCTGATGACTCTGCTCTTCTTCGGAGGGTGGAACGGACCTTACATAGCGCCACTCGGAGAGTTCTCCTACGTTCTCTGGTTCTACATCAAGACGTTCGTTATCGTAAGCGTAATAGCACTCGCAAGATCGATTTACGCAAGGTACAGACTCGATCAAACTTTAAGGCTCGGATGGAGCATTTTGTTTAGCCTCTCATTGATAAGTCTCTTAATTTCGGCGGGGTGGGCGGCATGGTGA
- a CDS encoding 4Fe-4S binding protein, with protein MVKRVKAPEKNLIRSAIGHLRAISEVTKQAIKPGTITISYPHERRKLPDYFRGFILFEKEECISCFRCAHICPANAIQMYADQEGRYYPGVDYAKCIFCHFCVDSCPTAALKPSKIHDVAFKDVESMMITPEQMEQVPEIEREDKVTVEYDFDGDVKLIRRKEVEELTVKFDKPKRPRFVAAPLNAENCIGCRLCMFSCPVDAIKSKVEEVKVTLETDYEKCTGCGICVRICPTEVLKLTPVKGGEV; from the coding sequence ATGGTGAAGAGAGTTAAAGCTCCTGAAAAAAACCTCATAAGAAGTGCTATCGGACACTTAAGAGCCATTAGCGAAGTAACGAAGCAAGCGATAAAACCCGGGACGATAACGATAAGCTACCCTCACGAGAGGAGAAAGCTTCCGGATTACTTCAGAGGATTCATTCTTTTTGAAAAAGAGGAATGCATAAGCTGTTTCAGATGCGCACACATATGTCCGGCTAACGCTATTCAGATGTACGCCGATCAGGAAGGTAGATACTATCCCGGAGTAGATTACGCGAAGTGCATCTTCTGTCACTTCTGCGTGGATTCCTGCCCGACGGCAGCCTTAAAACCGTCTAAGATTCACGACGTCGCGTTTAAAGACGTTGAGTCGATGATGATTACTCCGGAGCAAATGGAGCAAGTTCCCGAAATTGAAAGAGAAGATAAAGTTACTGTCGAGTACGATTTCGACGGAGATGTTAAGCTGATAAGAAGGAAGGAAGTTGAGGAGCTTACGGTTAAGTTCGATAAGCCTAAAAGACCGAGGTTCGTGGCTGCTCCGCTGAATGCTGAAAATTGCATCGGATGCAGACTTTGCATGTTTTCGTGCCCAGTAGATGCGATAAAGTCGAAAGTCGAAGAGGTTAAAGTTACCTTGGAGACCGACTACGAAAAATGCACAGGCTGCGGGATATGCGTGAGAATTTGCCCGACCGAAGTTCTCAAGCTTACTCCGGTTAAGGGAGGTGAGGTTTAA
- a CDS encoding Coenzyme F420 hydrogenase/dehydrogenase, beta subunit C-terminal domain translates to MALPKEWVSIEVKELEDLPCLRYAEKPDRRSSWRLLKERVVEAGICSHCGTCTICPVDLIILEDRPLDFDPKKGCMGCGVCVAVCPRYNYSPLSGIGDYIEAVAGKSKRFVGQDGAMVSEFMATALEMKEIDVALFVARDEMFRPYVVHVRSAEELYDTRITGTKYSFAPVMPELHRIIKRFDKIGFIGTPCMISGLRKLQKKVPLYEKRVRLAVGLFCTENFYWHQLYDFLKSRGADLKNAVKTDITKGNFIVTFKDGSEFVIPVKEMEPIVPEGCHVCQDFSAVEADVSVGSVGSDPGFSTVLIRKENAKKIFDYMVEKGYVETGKAKIKVVQRLCDYKVKIHPYPPKEEKSQE, encoded by the coding sequence ATGGCATTACCCAAAGAATGGGTTTCCATAGAAGTCAAGGAGCTTGAGGATCTTCCATGCCTAAGATATGCGGAAAAACCTGATAGAAGAAGTAGCTGGAGGTTACTCAAGGAAAGGGTCGTTGAGGCTGGAATATGCAGTCACTGCGGAACCTGCACGATCTGTCCCGTCGATTTAATAATCCTCGAAGACAGACCACTGGATTTCGATCCTAAAAAAGGGTGTATGGGATGTGGCGTTTGCGTTGCGGTTTGTCCGAGGTACAACTACTCCCCGCTTAGCGGAATCGGAGATTATATCGAAGCTGTTGCGGGAAAGTCGAAGAGGTTCGTCGGACAGGACGGAGCGATGGTGTCCGAGTTCATGGCAACCGCCCTCGAAATGAAGGAAATTGATGTGGCTTTGTTCGTTGCGAGAGACGAAATGTTTAGACCATACGTCGTGCATGTAAGAAGTGCTGAGGAGCTTTACGACACGAGAATTACCGGCACAAAGTACAGCTTCGCTCCAGTGATGCCGGAGCTTCACAGGATAATTAAGAGATTCGACAAAATTGGGTTTATAGGAACTCCCTGCATGATCTCTGGCTTAAGAAAGCTTCAGAAAAAAGTGCCCCTTTACGAAAAGAGAGTCAGGCTTGCCGTCGGTTTGTTTTGCACAGAGAATTTTTACTGGCACCAGCTTTACGACTTCCTGAAAAGCAGGGGTGCTGATTTAAAGAACGCTGTGAAAACCGACATAACCAAGGGTAACTTCATAGTCACATTTAAGGACGGCTCCGAGTTTGTTATACCCGTCAAAGAAATGGAACCTATCGTTCCGGAAGGTTGTCACGTCTGTCAGGATTTTTCGGCAGTTGAAGCCGATGTTAGCGTCGGAAGCGTAGGTAGCGATCCTGGATTTTCTACAGTGCTGATAAGAAAGGAGAACGCTAAGAAAATATTCGACTACATGGTCGAAAAAGGATACGTAGAGACGGGAAAGGCGAAAATCAAAGTCGTTCAGAGACTGTGCGACTACAAGGTTAAGATACACCCCTACCCGCCGAAAGAGGAAAAGTCGCAAGAGTAA
- a CDS encoding YfcE family phosphodiesterase, translating into MRIVAISDTHIPDRASKIPSVIVKFLQQADLIVHAGDFTSERAYREIKSYGKLVAVMGNMDFVDLPEEETFKAGKLKFGVIHGYGIYPRGNVKELERIGEEMGVDVLITGHTHSPSVHKGKIIIINPGSATGAWGGGGGKGIPSFAVINVEETLNVQICELEETLKVKAYKFEV; encoded by the coding sequence ATGAGAATCGTCGCTATAAGCGATACCCACATTCCCGACAGAGCTTCTAAGATACCGAGCGTTATCGTAAAATTTCTCCAGCAAGCCGATCTCATAGTTCACGCCGGAGATTTCACCAGCGAAAGAGCTTACAGGGAAATAAAAAGTTACGGGAAGCTTGTTGCTGTAATGGGAAACATGGACTTCGTCGATTTGCCGGAAGAGGAGACCTTCAAAGCCGGAAAATTGAAATTTGGAGTTATACACGGATACGGAATTTATCCGAGAGGAAACGTAAAGGAGCTGGAGAGAATCGGAGAGGAAATGGGAGTGGATGTTTTGATTACCGGGCACACACATTCGCCTTCCGTTCATAAAGGGAAAATAATTATAATAAACCCCGGCTCCGCAACCGGAGCGTGGGGTGGAGGCGGAGGAAAAGGAATTCCGAGCTTCGCGGTAATCAACGTGGAAGAAACGCTGAACGTTCAGATCTGCGAGCTGGAAGAAACTCTGAAAGTTAAAGCGTACAAGTTTGAAGTGTAA
- a CDS encoding Nif3-like dinuclear metal center hexameric protein produces MELSEVVDFFDTYLRVNEFKEDAVNGLQVEGEEEVEKIVFCVDASMESFVRALEAEANMVFCHHGLIWGGIRRVDGILRKRLKFLLENELSLYSAHLPLDAHREVGNNACLLRLIEVEPEEPFGEYKGYKIGYAGYCDKEFEEILEVLEENFENIGYLKFGKDKVEKVAAISGRGAFAIDEAKRNNVDLLITGEMEHSAYHLAKDNEINVIFIGHYQSETLGLKKLVNLARSELGIEAEFIDIPTGL; encoded by the coding sequence ATGGAATTAAGCGAGGTCGTCGATTTTTTTGATACCTATTTGAGAGTAAACGAATTCAAAGAAGATGCGGTGAACGGTCTTCAGGTTGAAGGAGAAGAAGAGGTTGAGAAAATCGTTTTTTGCGTCGATGCCTCCATGGAGAGTTTCGTTAGAGCGCTGGAAGCGGAAGCGAATATGGTGTTCTGCCACCACGGTTTAATTTGGGGAGGAATAAGAAGAGTGGACGGTATTCTGAGGAAGAGGCTCAAGTTCCTACTCGAAAACGAACTATCTCTTTACTCCGCTCACCTTCCTCTGGACGCTCACAGAGAGGTAGGAAATAATGCCTGCCTCTTAAGGCTTATCGAAGTTGAGCCTGAAGAACCTTTCGGTGAGTACAAGGGGTACAAAATAGGCTACGCAGGCTACTGCGATAAGGAATTCGAGGAAATACTCGAAGTGCTGGAGGAAAACTTCGAAAACATAGGCTACCTAAAATTCGGGAAAGATAAAGTGGAAAAGGTCGCAGCCATCTCCGGGAGGGGAGCTTTCGCAATAGACGAAGCCAAGAGAAATAACGTGGATTTGCTCATAACAGGGGAGATGGAGCATTCAGCTTACCACCTCGCTAAGGATAACGAGATAAACGTGATATTCATCGGACACTATCAAAGCGAAACCCTCGGGTTGAAAAAGCTCGTAAATCTGGCAAGAAGCGAGCTTGGAATTGAAGCGGAGTTCATCGACATTCCAACTGGCTTATAA
- a CDS encoding winged helix-turn-helix transcriptional regulator, whose product MIDEIDLKIIFALMENSRLSFSELAKSLGISRPTLKKRVEELVKNGVIEKFTVKISEKVLKRSYSAFAIVETDKPEEIVKLKCVNEVYKLCGNKYLVSMKFCSMEGIRETFTKLTEFSDSVEFYPCLTKIKENNGLQLNVEVKCEVCGRKTDDFSFVDGKIVCNLCRE is encoded by the coding sequence ATGATTGACGAAATCGACCTCAAAATAATATTTGCACTTATGGAAAATTCGAGGTTGAGCTTTTCAGAACTTGCAAAATCACTCGGAATTAGCAGACCCACTCTCAAGAAGAGAGTTGAAGAGCTCGTAAAAAACGGCGTAATCGAAAAATTCACGGTAAAGATAAGTGAAAAAGTTCTGAAGAGGAGTTATTCCGCTTTTGCAATCGTGGAGACCGATAAACCGGAAGAGATAGTAAAGTTGAAGTGCGTAAACGAAGTTTACAAGCTCTGCGGAAACAAATACCTGGTTTCGATGAAGTTCTGCTCGATGGAAGGAATTAGAGAAACTTTCACGAAACTCACAGAATTTTCCGACTCTGTCGAATTTTATCCTTGCCTCACGAAGATTAAAGAAAATAATGGGCTTCAGCTAAATGTTGAGGTTAAATGCGAGGTATGCGGAAGAAAAACTGATGATTTCTCTTTTGTCGATGGAAAAATCGTCTGCAATTTGTGCAGAGAATGA
- a CDS encoding disk-shape morphogenesis protein volactin, with protein sequence MAKGLDVGTMNIVCAEKKGEVVSFTKQRNAFLELEASDLTKNMLETAKVLYVEKDDKIYILGEDAFKFANVFRRPVRRPMKHGIISPEEKESIPIIRLILQRLLGNSNNKEVLYVSSPANPVDLNVNVLYHKKTIEALTRKFGYETYVIDEGLAAVYSELGKYDFTGVGVSVGAGLTNVTVAYLATPVISFSIARGGDWIDEQVSIATGVPKERVTAIKESSFSLDSEYELGSVEGALSIYYDALITYIIQNLKRKLSEVTPPEAEFPVAIVGGSTKPKGFIELFEKRLIEANLPIDITKIQIARDPLYSVARGCLVAALTKEKEGENLSEGEQ encoded by the coding sequence ATGGCTAAAGGTTTGGATGTAGGGACTATGAATATCGTCTGTGCGGAAAAGAAGGGTGAAGTGGTTTCTTTTACGAAGCAGAGAAACGCTTTCTTGGAATTGGAAGCGAGCGATTTAACAAAGAACATGCTTGAAACCGCAAAGGTGCTATACGTCGAGAAGGACGACAAAATATATATTCTCGGTGAAGACGCTTTTAAGTTTGCCAACGTTTTTAGGAGACCAGTTAGAAGACCCATGAAGCACGGAATAATAAGTCCGGAAGAAAAAGAATCGATTCCGATAATAAGGTTGATTCTCCAAAGATTGCTCGGTAATTCAAATAATAAAGAAGTGTTATACGTGTCTTCTCCCGCAAACCCGGTAGATCTGAATGTCAACGTTTTGTATCACAAGAAAACAATTGAAGCTCTGACGAGAAAATTTGGTTACGAAACTTATGTGATCGATGAAGGTCTTGCGGCAGTATACTCTGAGCTCGGGAAGTACGATTTTACTGGAGTGGGAGTAAGTGTTGGAGCTGGTTTAACGAATGTAACGGTTGCTTACCTTGCAACGCCAGTCATCTCCTTTAGTATCGCAAGGGGTGGGGACTGGATAGACGAGCAAGTTTCAATAGCAACCGGAGTTCCGAAGGAGAGGGTTACAGCCATAAAAGAGTCGTCGTTCTCACTCGATTCCGAATACGAACTTGGAAGTGTAGAAGGTGCACTTTCAATATACTACGATGCTCTCATAACCTACATCATTCAAAACTTAAAAAGGAAGCTTTCAGAGGTGACACCTCCGGAAGCCGAATTTCCTGTAGCTATCGTAGGAGGAAGCACGAAACCGAAAGGATTTATCGAACTGTTCGAAAAAAGGCTAATCGAAGCAAATCTACCCATAGACATCACGAAAATCCAAATAGCGAGAGATCCTCTCTATTCTGTTGCGAGAGGGTGTCTCGTGGCTGCTTTAACAAAAGAAAAGGAAGGAGAGAACCTTTCTGAGGGGGAGCAGTAA
- a CDS encoding DUF7139 domain-containing protein, translating to MKDLYRVYDETKPVKSKYYMGSLTFIFGIIVVFAGIIFAISVKLTRYSEPYQIKLTYGLVGFGFAVALFGLNQMVKRRIQYSSYVVISGLLLCIFGLLEFIFFFPQNWRYPYVSYVVFPYVIGSALLIGNAFANSILNLIEGKPVIETKQLTEEEIEREVEKVISESMDKIVKLSESDLKFKDIKIDGFKPSRSFFERKEIVVEKDDIEEAEILKRIITNKVEVEDREIDENSKLLRETMREKEKSKDKKSRLFRWW from the coding sequence CTGAAAGATTTATATAGGGTTTACGACGAAACAAAACCTGTGAAGTCTAAATATTACATGGGCTCTCTAACGTTTATATTCGGAATTATCGTCGTTTTTGCGGGAATAATTTTTGCTATTTCAGTTAAATTAACGAGGTACTCCGAGCCGTATCAGATAAAGCTCACGTACGGTCTTGTTGGTTTCGGATTTGCAGTGGCGCTTTTCGGTTTAAATCAGATGGTTAAAAGAAGAATTCAATATTCGAGCTACGTAGTAATTTCCGGACTGCTTTTGTGTATTTTTGGCTTACTTGAATTCATCTTCTTCTTTCCCCAAAACTGGAGGTATCCCTACGTGTCGTACGTTGTTTTTCCATACGTAATCGGCTCAGCTTTACTTATAGGGAACGCATTCGCCAACTCCATTCTTAATTTAATTGAGGGTAAGCCGGTAATAGAAACGAAACAACTTACCGAGGAGGAAATAGAGAGGGAAGTGGAGAAAGTAATCAGCGAATCCATGGATAAGATCGTCAAGCTCTCCGAAAGCGACTTAAAATTCAAGGACATTAAAATTGACGGATTTAAGCCGAGCAGATCGTTTTTTGAAAGGAAAGAGATCGTTGTGGAGAAAGACGATATCGAAGAAGCAGAAATTTTAAAAAGAATCATTACAAATAAAGTTGAAGTTGAGGATAGGGAAATCGATGAAAATTCGAAACTGTTGAGGGAAACGATGAGGGAGAAAGAGAAAAGTAAGGATAAAAAGAGCAGGTTGTTTAGGTGGTGGTGA